One Acinetobacter colistiniresistens DNA segment encodes these proteins:
- a CDS encoding anion permease: MGFKALPTLISLFIAFIIWFVIPVPAGVDPDAWHLLAMFVGVIASIIGKAMPIGAIAIIAITLVAVTGVTNDNPSGAIQDALSSFANPLIWLIGISIMISKGLQKTGLGARLGYLFIAVWGKKTIGIGYSMVLSELILAPVTPSNTARGGGIIHPIVRAISTSYDSDPAKDTEGRMGKYLALVNYQANPITSAMFITATAPNPLVVDLVAKATNSQISLSWSTWALAMLLPGLLALIIMPLIMYWMYPPEVKETPNAAQFAKTKLKEMGPVSKNEIIMLGVFGILLLLWAGIPAMIFGSAWAVDPTTTAFIGLGLLLITGVLTWEDILTQKSAWDTITWFAALVMMATYLNKLGLITWFSGVLETGIGHLGLSWMPACLLLMLAYLYAHYMFASTTAHITAMFAAFYTAGLALGAPPMLFALMMAAASSIMMTLTHYATGTSPVVFGSGYTTLGEWWKAGFVMSVVNIIIFVLIGGLWWKVLGYW; this comes from the coding sequence ATGGGATTTAAAGCTCTCCCGACGCTGATTTCTTTATTTATTGCATTCATCATCTGGTTTGTCATTCCGGTACCCGCTGGCGTTGATCCTGATGCATGGCATTTACTGGCGATGTTTGTTGGTGTGATTGCTTCCATTATTGGTAAAGCCATGCCGATTGGTGCAATTGCAATTATTGCCATTACTTTGGTCGCCGTGACGGGTGTCACCAATGACAACCCAAGTGGCGCCATTCAAGATGCGCTTAGTAGTTTTGCCAACCCGCTGATCTGGTTGATCGGTATTTCGATCATGATTTCTAAAGGTTTGCAAAAAACCGGATTGGGTGCACGCTTAGGCTATTTATTTATCGCGGTTTGGGGCAAGAAAACCATTGGTATCGGTTATAGCATGGTGCTGTCTGAACTGATTCTTGCCCCTGTTACCCCAAGTAATACCGCACGTGGCGGCGGAATTATCCATCCGATTGTCCGTGCCATTTCGACCAGCTATGACTCTGACCCAGCCAAAGACACCGAAGGTCGTATGGGGAAATACTTAGCTTTGGTGAACTACCAAGCCAACCCGATTACTTCTGCCATGTTTATTACCGCAACCGCCCCTAACCCCTTGGTGGTTGATCTGGTGGCAAAAGCAACCAACAGTCAGATTTCCTTGAGCTGGAGTACATGGGCACTGGCGATGTTATTACCGGGTTTGCTTGCCTTGATCATCATGCCATTAATCATGTATTGGATGTATCCACCCGAAGTCAAAGAAACCCCGAATGCAGCTCAGTTTGCCAAAACCAAGTTAAAAGAAATGGGCCCTGTCAGCAAAAATGAAATCATTATGCTCGGCGTATTTGGTATCTTGCTGCTGTTATGGGCAGGCATCCCTGCCATGATTTTTGGTTCAGCTTGGGCGGTTGACCCAACCACAACTGCTTTTATTGGTTTGGGCTTGCTACTGATTACTGGCGTACTGACTTGGGAAGATATCCTGACGCAAAAAAGCGCATGGGATACCATCACTTGGTTTGCTGCCTTGGTGATGATGGCGACTTATTTAAATAAGCTCGGTTTAATCACGTGGTTCTCAGGTGTGTTAGAAACAGGGATTGGTCATTTAGGACTGAGCTGGATGCCGGCCTGTTTACTATTAATGCTCGCCTATCTGTATGCACATTATATGTTTGCCAGTACCACCGCACATATCACGGCTATGTTTGCCGCCTTCTATACGGCTGGACTGGCATTAGGTGCACCACCGATGTTGTTTGCCTTAATGATGGCAGCAGCATCAAGCATCATGATGACCTTAACCCATTATGCAACGGGTACATCACCTGTGGTATTCGGTTCAGGTTACACCACACTGGGTGAATGGTGGAAAGCTGGCTTTGTCATGAGTGTCGTCAATATCATCATCTTTGTGCTGATTGGCGGACTTTGGTGGAAAGTATTGGGTTATTGGTAG
- a CDS encoding DUF262 domain-containing protein, with product MTQIEINEEQIVEEEERLSEEHDDNETPPSDIIAFNELRSCADLLRMYKSNQLTIDPEFQRNLVWSISARSKFIDSLAKQLPIPSMCISLDYKTDKRLVIDGLQRISTIVSF from the coding sequence ATGACACAAATAGAGATTAATGAAGAGCAAATTGTAGAGGAAGAGGAGCGTTTGTCAGAAGAACATGATGATAATGAAACACCTCCAAGTGACATAATTGCATTTAATGAATTGAGATCATGTGCTGATTTATTGAGAATGTATAAATCCAATCAATTAACTATCGATCCCGAGTTCCAGAGAAATTTAGTATGGTCTATTAGTGCTCGATCTAAATTTATTGATTCTCTAGCTAAGCAGCTACCTATTCCAAGTATGTGTATCAGTCTCGATTACAAAACTGATAAAAGATTGGTGATTGATGGTTTACAACGTATTTCTACTATTGTCAGTTTTTGA